From the Stigmatella erecta genome, one window contains:
- a CDS encoding class I SAM-dependent methyltransferase, with translation MSRPAHAQGEWETYWKETASLATHPETDSSSIWEVEAAQAAAKDLERFQPFLKPELPLVDLGCGSGIQTRFLAQHFPRVIGVDVSPSAVALAARNNPHPSLQYRVLDVFDAQAVQAFRAEHGDLHIYMRTLLHLVQPASRAAFAEALGTLLGQRGVLYLFELGATAGEYFQAWIHRNGMPVSLQRVLKTGIQPGTVTREHVLAMFPPGRFTVLADGEMTSAPMPVRVMHPGSSPALAPEAWAPPGYFMVLRPREPQPPQEPAP, from the coding sequence ATGAGTAGGCCTGCACACGCACAAGGTGAGTGGGAAACCTACTGGAAGGAGACCGCCAGCCTTGCCACCCACCCGGAGACGGACAGCAGCTCCATCTGGGAAGTCGAGGCCGCGCAGGCCGCCGCGAAGGACCTGGAGCGTTTTCAGCCCTTCCTGAAGCCGGAGCTGCCGCTGGTGGACCTGGGGTGTGGCAGCGGCATCCAGACGCGCTTCCTGGCGCAGCACTTCCCGCGTGTCATCGGCGTGGATGTCTCCCCGTCCGCGGTGGCGCTGGCGGCCCGGAACAACCCCCACCCGTCGCTCCAGTACCGCGTGCTGGATGTGTTCGACGCCCAGGCCGTGCAGGCCTTCCGGGCGGAGCACGGGGACCTCCACATCTATATGCGCACGCTGCTGCACCTGGTGCAGCCCGCCTCCCGGGCCGCCTTCGCCGAGGCCCTGGGCACGCTGCTCGGCCAGCGCGGCGTCCTCTACCTCTTCGAACTGGGCGCGACGGCGGGCGAGTACTTCCAGGCGTGGATCCACCGCAACGGCATGCCCGTGAGCTTGCAGCGGGTCCTCAAGACGGGCATCCAGCCGGGCACCGTCACCCGGGAGCACGTCCTGGCGATGTTCCCTCCCGGGCGGTTCACGGTCCTGGCGGATGGAGAGATGACGAGCGCCCCGATGCCGGTCCGGGTGATGCACCCCGGCTCGTCCCCTGCCTTGGCCCCCGAGGCCTGGGCCCCCCCTGGGTACTTCATGGTTCTCCGGCCCCGGGAACCCCAACCCCCACAGGAGCCAGCGCCATGA
- a CDS encoding DEAD/DEAH box helicase yields the protein METPEKRAPLAALLPARGEAPLSTDETLSRFVGYVAANGLELYPAQEEAILELLAGNHLFLKTPTGSGKSLVAMALHFKAMAEGKTSYYTCPIKALVNEKFFALCDAFGPENVGMLTGDASINREAPIICCTAEILANMAMRDSRAPVDYVVMDEFHYYSDRERGTAWQLPLLGLQNTTFLMMSATLGDTHIIEEGLKKLTGKDVVSVRSAKRPVPLDFDYRESALHETIQDLVDRGKYPIYLVNFTQRAAAEQAQNLMSVDFCTKEEKEAIRQALMEAPFDTPYGKEFQRFLRHGVGMHHAGLLPKYRLLVEKLAQSGHLKVISGTDTLGVGVNIPIRTVLFTQLFKFNGEKLATLSVRDFQQIAGRAGRKGYDDEGSVVAQAPDHVVENIKQAQKEAAGKKKAPKAKPPQKGYIHYDKSTFERLQNGIPEPLESRFEVSHGLLLNLLQSDLTEGSGGYRRLVQLIGRTHDSDYKKRKHLKTAAACFRTLREAGIVDVEKRPGGAVVKVAEGLQRDFSMNHTLSLYLLDTLEKLDPTLESYALDVVTLVESILENPEVVLYAQLHQLKGEKIAEMKAQGIEYDDRMAELEKLEWPKPNRDFIYGTFNLFAAKHPWVGQENIRPKSIVRDMFERFMSFHDYVREYGLQRSEGVLLRYVGDVYKALVQTVPERFRDETVEDFIDHLRATLRQVDSSLLDEWERMKNPEAALAPKPVVELKPRELTDDPKAFAARVREELHRLLRVLGQKRYGDALAMLDGAVGEWSATKLEQAMAPYFEEHKVVVLTPAARRPALTFLKEAGPRQWEVQQRIMDPEGHGDWMLDCEIDLRGRKLDDGPILILRRIGP from the coding sequence ATGGAAACCCCTGAGAAACGCGCCCCCCTGGCGGCCCTGCTGCCCGCCCGCGGCGAGGCGCCCCTGAGCACCGACGAGACCCTCAGCCGCTTCGTCGGCTACGTGGCGGCGAATGGCCTGGAACTCTACCCCGCGCAGGAGGAGGCCATCCTCGAGCTGCTGGCGGGCAACCACCTGTTCCTGAAGACGCCCACGGGCTCGGGCAAGTCCCTGGTGGCCATGGCGCTGCACTTCAAGGCCATGGCCGAGGGGAAGACCTCCTATTACACGTGCCCCATCAAGGCGCTGGTGAACGAGAAGTTCTTCGCGCTCTGCGACGCGTTCGGCCCCGAGAACGTGGGCATGCTCACGGGCGACGCGAGCATCAACCGCGAGGCGCCCATCATCTGCTGCACGGCGGAGATCCTCGCCAACATGGCGATGCGCGACTCGCGCGCCCCGGTGGACTACGTGGTGATGGACGAGTTCCACTACTACTCGGACCGGGAGCGGGGCACCGCCTGGCAGCTGCCCCTGCTGGGCCTGCAGAACACCACCTTCCTGATGATGTCGGCCACGCTGGGCGACACGCACATCATCGAGGAGGGGCTCAAGAAGCTCACCGGCAAGGACGTGGTGTCGGTGCGCAGCGCCAAGCGGCCGGTGCCCCTGGACTTCGACTACCGCGAGTCGGCGCTGCACGAGACCATCCAGGACCTGGTGGATCGCGGCAAGTACCCCATCTACCTGGTGAACTTCACGCAGCGGGCCGCGGCCGAGCAGGCGCAGAACCTGATGAGCGTGGACTTCTGCACCAAGGAGGAGAAGGAGGCCATCCGCCAGGCGCTGATGGAGGCGCCCTTCGACACGCCCTATGGCAAGGAGTTCCAGCGCTTCCTGCGCCACGGCGTGGGCATGCACCACGCGGGGCTCCTGCCCAAGTACCGGCTGCTGGTGGAGAAGCTGGCGCAGTCGGGCCACCTCAAGGTCATCTCGGGCACGGACACGCTGGGCGTGGGGGTGAACATCCCCATCCGCACGGTGCTCTTCACGCAGCTCTTCAAGTTCAACGGCGAGAAGCTGGCCACGCTGAGCGTGCGCGACTTCCAGCAGATCGCCGGCCGCGCGGGGCGCAAGGGCTACGACGACGAGGGCAGCGTGGTGGCGCAGGCGCCGGACCACGTGGTGGAGAACATCAAGCAGGCGCAGAAGGAGGCCGCGGGCAAGAAGAAGGCGCCCAAGGCCAAGCCGCCGCAGAAGGGCTACATCCACTACGACAAGAGCACCTTCGAGCGGCTGCAGAACGGCATCCCCGAGCCGCTGGAGTCGCGCTTCGAGGTGTCCCACGGCCTGCTGCTCAACCTCCTGCAGAGCGACTTGACGGAAGGAAGCGGCGGGTACCGCCGGCTGGTGCAGCTCATCGGGCGCACGCACGACTCGGACTACAAGAAGCGCAAGCACCTGAAGACGGCCGCGGCCTGCTTCCGCACGCTGCGCGAGGCGGGCATCGTGGACGTGGAGAAGCGTCCGGGCGGGGCGGTGGTGAAGGTGGCCGAGGGGCTCCAGCGCGACTTCTCGATGAACCACACGCTGTCGCTGTACCTGCTGGACACGCTGGAGAAGTTGGATCCCACGCTCGAGTCCTACGCGCTGGACGTGGTGACGCTGGTGGAGTCCATCCTGGAGAACCCGGAGGTGGTGCTCTACGCGCAGCTGCACCAGCTCAAGGGCGAGAAGATCGCCGAGATGAAGGCGCAGGGCATCGAGTACGACGACCGGATGGCGGAGCTGGAGAAGCTGGAGTGGCCCAAGCCGAACCGGGACTTCATCTACGGCACCTTCAACCTGTTCGCGGCCAAGCACCCGTGGGTGGGCCAGGAGAACATCCGGCCCAAGTCCATCGTCCGGGACATGTTCGAGCGCTTCATGTCCTTCCACGACTACGTGCGCGAGTACGGGCTGCAGCGCAGCGAGGGCGTGCTCTTGCGCTACGTGGGCGATGTGTACAAGGCGCTGGTGCAGACGGTGCCGGAGCGCTTCCGGGACGAGACGGTGGAGGACTTCATCGACCACCTGCGCGCCACGCTGCGCCAGGTGGACTCCAGCCTGCTGGACGAGTGGGAGCGGATGAAGAACCCGGAGGCGGCGCTCGCCCCCAAGCCCGTGGTGGAGCTCAAGCCCCGCGAGCTGACGGACGACCCGAAGGCCTTCGCCGCGCGCGTGCGCGAGGAACTGCACCGGCTGCTCCGGGTGCTGGGCCAGAAGCGCTACGGGGATGCGCTGGCGATGCTGGACGGGGCGGTGGGCGAGTGGTCCGCCACCAAGCTGGAGCAGGCGATGGCGCCCTACTTCGAGGAGCACAAGGTGGTGGTGCTCACGCCCGCGGCGCGCAGGCCCGCGCTCACGTTCCTCAAGGAGGCGGGCCCCCGGCAGTGGGAGGTCCAGCAGCGCATCATGGACCCGGAAGGGCACGGGGACTGGATGCTGGACTGCGAGATCGACCTGCGCGGCCGCAAGCTGGACGATGGGCCCATCCTCATCTTGCGGCGCATCGGGCCGTGA
- a CDS encoding glucan biosynthesis protein, with the protein MGTGSPYRSGSADIFQEEVVSRKRSRWGVRTACVLGVVVAGVAGAQVKPSSKGASAKASAQASKTAFSPELVREKARALAGQGYKVPASNLPASYEQLSYDEYRDIRFRPDQSLWRKEGLPFQAQFFHPGFYYKEPVAVHVVRGKQVEDVPFSPELFSYGPLVKAGPLAKADGFAGLRLNHPINRPEHFDEVAVFLGASYFRSLGRGNVYGLSARGLAIDTALPSGEEFPAFREFWLEKPEAKSDRAVVHALLDSPSVTGAYRFVIIPGKNTVMEVEATLFARKPVKQLGIAPLTSMYLFGENNRGTYDDFRPEVHDSDGLFISMKNGEQLWRPLQNPARLNVASFQAESPRAFGLLQRDQSFTNYEDLEARYELRPSVWVEPVGDWGKGAVQLVEIPTREEIHDNIVAAWVPEQPLTPGTERRFAYRLTWGFQPPQAPPGATVLSTRIAAGSTPKARRFVIDFSGGGAAGDAPAEPVITASRGQVLHPIAQRNTVTGGWRATFELMPDDSSAPIELRGFLKTGSETLTETWSYLWTP; encoded by the coding sequence ATGGGGACTGGCAGCCCGTACCGATCCGGCTCAGCGGACATCTTTCAGGAGGAAGTGGTGTCGAGGAAGCGCTCAAGGTGGGGAGTTCGCACGGCGTGCGTGCTCGGTGTGGTGGTGGCGGGGGTGGCGGGTGCCCAGGTGAAGCCTTCCTCCAAGGGGGCCTCGGCGAAGGCTTCCGCGCAGGCCTCCAAGACGGCCTTCAGCCCGGAGCTGGTGCGGGAGAAGGCGCGCGCGCTGGCGGGCCAGGGCTACAAGGTCCCCGCCTCCAACCTCCCCGCCTCCTACGAGCAGCTCTCCTATGACGAGTACCGGGACATCCGGTTCCGTCCGGACCAGTCGCTGTGGCGCAAGGAGGGCCTGCCCTTCCAGGCGCAGTTCTTCCACCCCGGCTTCTATTACAAGGAGCCCGTCGCGGTGCACGTGGTGCGCGGCAAGCAGGTGGAGGACGTGCCGTTCTCCCCGGAGTTGTTCAGCTACGGCCCGCTGGTGAAGGCGGGCCCGCTGGCCAAGGCGGACGGCTTCGCGGGGCTGCGCCTCAACCACCCCATCAACCGTCCGGAGCACTTCGACGAGGTGGCCGTCTTCCTGGGCGCCAGCTACTTCCGCTCCCTGGGGCGCGGCAATGTTTACGGCCTGTCGGCGCGCGGCCTGGCGATTGATACCGCCCTGCCGAGCGGCGAGGAGTTCCCCGCGTTCCGCGAGTTCTGGCTGGAGAAGCCCGAGGCCAAGTCGGACCGCGCCGTGGTGCACGCGCTGCTGGACAGCCCGAGCGTCACGGGCGCCTACCGCTTCGTCATCATCCCCGGGAAGAACACGGTGATGGAGGTGGAAGCCACCCTGTTCGCCCGCAAGCCGGTGAAGCAGCTGGGGATTGCTCCGCTCACCAGCATGTACCTGTTCGGCGAGAACAACCGGGGCACCTACGACGACTTCCGGCCCGAGGTGCACGACTCCGACGGCCTCTTCATCTCGATGAAGAACGGCGAGCAGCTTTGGCGGCCGCTCCAGAACCCCGCGCGGCTCAACGTGGCGAGCTTCCAGGCGGAGAGCCCCCGGGCCTTCGGGTTGTTGCAACGCGACCAGTCCTTTACCAACTATGAAGACCTGGAGGCCCGCTACGAGCTGCGCCCCAGCGTCTGGGTGGAGCCCGTGGGCGACTGGGGCAAGGGCGCCGTCCAGCTCGTGGAGATTCCCACCCGCGAGGAGATCCACGACAACATCGTGGCGGCGTGGGTGCCCGAGCAGCCGCTCACCCCCGGCACCGAGCGGCGCTTCGCCTACCGGCTCACCTGGGGCTTCCAGCCACCGCAGGCCCCACCGGGCGCCACGGTGCTCTCGACGCGCATCGCCGCGGGCTCCACGCCCAAGGCCCGGCGCTTCGTCATCGACTTCTCGGGCGGCGGAGCGGCTGGGGATGCCCCCGCGGAGCCCGTCATCACCGCCTCGCGCGGGCAGGTGCTCCACCCCATCGCCCAGCGCAACACCGTCACCGGAGGCTGGCGCGCCACCTTCGAGCTGATGCCTGACGACTCTTCCGCGCCCATCGAGCTGCGCGGATTCCTGAAGACCGGTTCAGAGACCCTCACCGAGACATGGAGCTACTTGTGGACACCGTGA
- a CDS encoding MnmC family methyltransferase produces MSSDNPRDGDFELVTLRNGARAVRHLGHGEVMHPSVGPWKEALRLYVEQPRLAERLGQPGPPLVVLDVGLGAATNAVAALTCARELGAGRQRALELISLEVDLAPLRLALADPQGFPFLQPFREAAEALMRDGSWSEEGLHWRLLLGDAVPHLEGALPPADLVYFDPFSPASNPDMWTEAVLARVRARCQEAGEGARLLTYSAATPTRVTLLLAGFYVGAGVSTGTKGETTVAATRLEALEAPLGSRWLERWRRSSSRAPHGAPLTPEVESRLLAHPQWRSR; encoded by the coding sequence GTGTCCTCCGACAACCCCCGCGACGGCGATTTCGAACTGGTCACCCTCCGCAACGGCGCCCGGGCCGTGCGGCACCTGGGGCACGGGGAGGTGATGCACCCCAGCGTGGGGCCGTGGAAGGAAGCGCTGCGCCTCTACGTGGAGCAGCCCCGCCTGGCCGAGCGCCTGGGCCAGCCCGGGCCGCCCCTGGTGGTGCTCGATGTGGGGCTGGGGGCCGCCACCAACGCGGTGGCCGCGCTCACGTGCGCGCGGGAGCTGGGGGCGGGGCGCCAGCGGGCGCTGGAGCTCATCAGCCTGGAGGTGGACCTGGCGCCGCTGCGGCTGGCGCTGGCGGATCCGCAGGGGTTTCCCTTCCTCCAGCCGTTCCGCGAGGCCGCCGAGGCGCTCATGCGCGACGGGAGCTGGTCAGAAGAGGGGCTGCACTGGCGCCTGCTCCTGGGCGATGCGGTGCCGCACCTGGAGGGGGCGCTGCCGCCCGCGGATCTCGTCTACTTCGACCCTTTTTCCCCGGCCTCCAACCCGGACATGTGGACCGAGGCGGTGCTGGCCCGGGTCCGTGCGCGGTGCCAGGAGGCGGGGGAGGGCGCGCGGCTGCTGACGTACAGCGCGGCGACGCCCACCCGGGTGACGTTGCTGCTGGCGGGCTTCTACGTCGGCGCGGGGGTCTCCACCGGGACCAAGGGGGAGACCACAGTGGCCGCCACCCGCCTGGAGGCGCTGGAGGCCCCGCTGGGCAGCCGGTGGCTCGAGCGGTGGCGCCGCTCGTCCTCCCGGGCGCCCCACGGCGCGCCCCTTACGCCCGAGGTCGAGAGTCGGCTGCTTGCCCATCCGCAGTGGCGCTCCCGTTGA
- a CDS encoding DUF2378 family protein, translating to MNPEKLVHAQTVEALFLRAFENRLTPACREALRKAGLDLEQKLERTYSLEQWKDFLRIAAAHVYGGVPAEAAYYSLGERFMDAWFGTFLGRALLGVAKLAGPRRMLLHAGHGFRAGNTFSEVTVVERGPTSLELGMNDVLADQPTFAAGLLARAVELAGGWRVVAIPEGFDGTTCTFHIRWSEVPVAVAALNGSATADGQAADSRPRA from the coding sequence ATGAACCCAGAGAAGCTCGTCCACGCCCAGACCGTCGAGGCACTGTTCCTCCGTGCCTTCGAGAACCGGCTCACGCCGGCTTGCCGGGAAGCCCTGAGGAAGGCCGGGTTGGACCTCGAGCAGAAGCTGGAGCGGACGTACTCGCTCGAGCAATGGAAAGACTTCCTGCGGATCGCCGCCGCCCATGTGTACGGGGGCGTGCCCGCCGAGGCCGCGTACTACTCGCTGGGCGAGCGCTTCATGGACGCGTGGTTCGGTACCTTCTTGGGCCGGGCGCTGCTGGGCGTGGCCAAGCTCGCGGGCCCCCGGCGGATGCTGTTGCACGCGGGCCACGGATTCCGGGCGGGCAACACCTTCAGCGAAGTCACCGTGGTGGAGCGGGGCCCCACCTCGCTCGAGCTGGGCATGAACGACGTGCTGGCCGATCAGCCCACGTTCGCCGCGGGGCTGCTGGCCCGGGCCGTGGAGCTGGCGGGGGGCTGGCGGGTGGTGGCCATCCCCGAGGGCTTCGACGGGACGACGTGCACCTTCCACATCCGGTGGTCCGAAGTCCCTGTCGCGGTCGCGGCCCTCAACGGGAGCGCCACTGCGGATGGGCAAGCAGCCGACTCTCGACCTCGGGCGTAA
- a CDS encoding cytochrome P450 — protein sequence MSYAVANTAFYPRYDLLDPAFAQSPYPLLRQMRSEEPVFWFEPLNTWVVTRYEEVSSILRDPVRFSSRRADRMLQAQLPLDTPASIREPIAHVMSLAAMFSDPPVHTHLRSEANKGFSPRAMAPMAQRIQKVTDELIDRVEAQGAMDGFLDFFEPFALTVIGDLMGVPREDQHLFISWTQKTTKLLGGAKLTLEEAQSSLRAFEEMNAYLALALAERQQRPRDDMMSFLVAGYSPGRFPMEALAGMCSEIIGGANAPTGDTLGNALLACLSHPEELEKTRREPGLWKAAVPELLRYDGPILFWSRLAMEDGVLGGKRIRAGQMVYASLAGANRDPDVFPEPDRLDFSRPNAQKHVSFSFGPHHCIGAGLARMELAIVFETLFRRLPRLRLAGPVRWRQGSLTTRGPVSIPLAF from the coding sequence ATGAGCTACGCCGTTGCCAATACCGCGTTCTACCCCCGCTATGATCTGCTGGACCCGGCCTTCGCCCAGAGCCCGTACCCCCTGCTGCGGCAGATGCGGTCCGAGGAGCCGGTCTTCTGGTTCGAGCCGCTCAACACCTGGGTGGTGACCCGCTACGAGGAAGTGTCCTCCATCCTGAGGGATCCGGTGCGCTTCAGCTCGCGCCGGGCCGACCGGATGCTCCAGGCCCAGCTGCCCCTGGACACCCCCGCCAGCATCCGGGAGCCCATCGCGCACGTGATGTCCCTGGCCGCCATGTTCTCGGATCCGCCGGTGCACACGCACCTGCGCTCGGAGGCCAACAAGGGCTTCTCCCCCCGGGCCATGGCCCCCATGGCCCAGCGCATCCAGAAGGTCACCGACGAGCTGATCGACCGGGTGGAGGCCCAGGGCGCGATGGATGGCTTCCTGGACTTCTTCGAGCCGTTCGCCCTCACGGTCATCGGCGACCTGATGGGGGTGCCCCGGGAGGATCAGCACCTGTTCATCTCGTGGACCCAGAAGACGACCAAGCTGCTCGGCGGCGCCAAGCTGACCCTGGAGGAGGCGCAGAGCTCCCTCCGGGCCTTCGAGGAGATGAACGCGTACCTGGCCCTGGCCCTGGCCGAGCGGCAGCAGCGCCCCCGCGACGACATGATGAGCTTCCTGGTGGCCGGCTACAGCCCCGGGCGCTTCCCGATGGAGGCCCTGGCGGGCATGTGCTCGGAGATCATCGGCGGCGCCAACGCCCCCACCGGCGACACGCTCGGCAATGCCCTGCTCGCGTGCCTCTCCCACCCCGAGGAGCTGGAGAAGACGCGCCGCGAGCCCGGCCTCTGGAAGGCCGCGGTGCCCGAGCTGCTGCGCTACGACGGGCCGATCCTTTTCTGGAGCCGGCTGGCCATGGAGGATGGGGTGCTCGGCGGCAAGCGCATCCGCGCGGGGCAGATGGTGTACGCCTCGCTGGCGGGCGCCAACCGGGACCCCGACGTCTTCCCCGAGCCCGACCGGCTGGACTTCTCGCGCCCCAACGCCCAGAAGCACGTGAGCTTCTCGTTTGGCCCCCACCACTGCATCGGGGCGGGGCTGGCGCGGATGGAGCTGGCCATCGTCTTCGAGACGCTCTTCCGCCGGCTGCCCCGGCTGCGGCTCGCCGGGCCCGTGCGCTGGCGCCAGGGGAGCCTCACCACGCGTGGCCCGGTGAGCATCCCCCTGGCGTTCTAA
- a CDS encoding SDR family oxidoreductase: MSSVQGKTVIITGASVGIGEELALLLASRGANLVLAARNEEALDGVKRRCEQAGARAITVKTDVAVPEDCQRMVERALEAFGGLDILVNNAGISMGARFEEVKDLSLFERVMRVNYLGAVYCTHFALPHLKARKGLVVAISSLTGKTGVPTRTGYAASKHAMQGFFDSLRIELLGTGLDVLVVSPGFVATGIRDRALGPDGQPLRHSFRDESRGNMDVATCGALILKAMERRDREVVMTAQGKVLQVLKLVAPRLVDRIAQRAFRRPAPPAKG; the protein is encoded by the coding sequence ATGTCCAGCGTGCAAGGAAAGACGGTCATCATCACGGGCGCCTCGGTGGGCATCGGCGAGGAGCTCGCCCTGCTCCTCGCCTCGCGCGGGGCGAACCTGGTGCTGGCGGCCCGGAACGAGGAGGCCCTCGATGGCGTCAAGCGGCGGTGCGAGCAAGCAGGCGCCCGCGCCATCACCGTGAAGACGGACGTGGCCGTGCCGGAGGACTGCCAGCGCATGGTGGAGCGCGCCCTGGAGGCCTTCGGGGGCCTCGACATCCTCGTGAACAACGCGGGCATCTCCATGGGGGCCCGCTTCGAGGAGGTGAAGGACTTGTCCCTCTTCGAGCGCGTCATGCGCGTGAACTACCTGGGCGCCGTGTACTGCACCCACTTCGCCCTGCCCCACCTCAAGGCCCGCAAGGGGCTCGTGGTGGCCATCTCCTCGCTCACCGGGAAGACCGGGGTGCCCACCCGCACGGGCTATGCGGCCAGCAAGCATGCCATGCAGGGCTTCTTCGACTCCCTGCGCATCGAGCTGCTGGGCACCGGCCTCGACGTGCTCGTCGTCTCCCCGGGCTTCGTCGCCACCGGCATCCGGGACCGGGCCCTCGGGCCCGATGGCCAGCCGCTGCGGCACAGCTTCCGGGACGAGAGCCGGGGCAACATGGATGTGGCCACCTGCGGGGCCCTCATCCTCAAGGCCATGGAGCGCCGCGACCGGGAGGTGGTGATGACCGCCCAGGGCAAGGTGCTCCAGGTCCTCAAGCTCGTCGCGCCCCGCCTCGTGGACCGCATCGCGCAGCGGGCCTTCCGCCGCCCCGCCCCCCCTGCGAAGGGCTGA
- a CDS encoding TerB family tellurite resistance protein produces MTTPSDDTFHLELLKLLLHVAWSDDELSPSEGRAILGAAQRWSVPALEIQRLERCLDKGEPLPAPNLGLLRQRPDDVLSTVRTLIECDTQIQSSEQEMLAQIRELLGLPPS; encoded by the coding sequence ATGACGACACCCAGCGACGACACGTTCCACCTCGAATTGCTCAAGCTGCTGCTGCACGTGGCCTGGAGTGACGACGAGCTCAGCCCCTCGGAGGGCCGCGCCATCCTGGGCGCCGCCCAGCGGTGGAGCGTCCCCGCCCTGGAGATCCAGCGGCTGGAGCGCTGTCTGGACAAGGGCGAGCCCCTGCCCGCGCCGAACCTGGGCCTGCTCCGGCAGCGTCCCGATGACGTCCTCTCCACGGTCCGCACCCTCATCGAGTGCGACACCCAGATCCAGAGCTCCGAACAGGAGATGCTCGCGCAGATTCGCGAGCTGCTGGGCCTTCCCCCCAGCTAA
- a CDS encoding ornithine cyclodeaminase family protein: MPTLLLSASELRSLYSVELGLTAVERAFLAHGRGESLMPPKVYLSLPKYEGDFRAMPAFLDGAAGVKWVNAHPRNPAKHHLPTVRAVYILSDPDTASPLAILDGTLLTAWRTGAAGGVASKYLARSKPRTLGLVGCGVQARVLIDSHRALFEGLELLLADASEAAAQALQKEKGGRVVSLQEAAGADIVCTSTPVRTPVVKREWVRAGTHINAMGADAPGKQELESALLQQARIFIDDEEQATHSGEVNVPLHDGLLQREQIAGTLGEVIAGQKKGRLADEVTLFDSTGLAVQDLALARALYDVARAQGVGQMFDLVGSG, encoded by the coding sequence ATGCCAACCCTCCTGTTGAGCGCCAGCGAGCTGCGCTCCCTCTACTCTGTCGAGCTGGGCCTCACCGCCGTGGAGCGCGCCTTCCTGGCGCATGGCCGTGGCGAGTCGCTCATGCCCCCCAAGGTGTACCTGTCCCTGCCCAAGTACGAAGGGGACTTCCGCGCGATGCCGGCCTTCCTGGACGGCGCGGCGGGGGTGAAGTGGGTGAATGCCCATCCCCGCAACCCCGCCAAGCACCACCTGCCCACGGTGCGCGCGGTCTACATCCTGAGCGATCCGGACACGGCCTCGCCGCTGGCCATCCTGGATGGCACCCTGCTGACCGCGTGGCGCACCGGCGCGGCCGGCGGGGTGGCCTCGAAGTACCTCGCCCGCTCGAAGCCGCGCACGCTGGGGCTCGTGGGCTGTGGCGTGCAGGCGCGCGTGCTGATCGACTCGCACCGGGCCCTCTTCGAGGGGCTGGAGCTGCTGCTCGCCGATGCCTCGGAGGCCGCCGCCCAGGCCCTTCAGAAGGAGAAGGGCGGCCGGGTGGTCAGCCTTCAGGAGGCCGCGGGCGCCGACATCGTCTGCACCTCCACCCCCGTGCGCACCCCCGTGGTGAAGCGCGAGTGGGTCCGGGCGGGCACGCACATCAACGCCATGGGCGCGGATGCCCCCGGCAAGCAGGAACTGGAGTCGGCCCTCCTGCAGCAGGCGCGGATCTTCATCGATGACGAGGAGCAGGCGACGCACTCGGGCGAGGTGAATGTCCCGCTGCACGACGGACTGCTCCAGCGCGAGCAGATCGCCGGCACCTTGGGGGAAGTCATCGCCGGCCAGAAAAAGGGCCGGTTGGCGGACGAAGTCACGCTCTTCGACTCCACGGGGCTCGCGGTGCAGGACCTGGCGCTGGCGCGCGCGCTGTACGACGTGGCGCGGGCCCAGGGCGTGGGCCAGATGTTCGACCTGGTGGGCAGCGGGTAG
- a CDS encoding heme/hemin ABC transporter substrate-binding protein, whose protein sequence is MDVPAPKRVVVLNSSLVEIVFGLGKGDLVAGTDITGAYPAAVTKLPKVGHPYQPSVEGIISLAPDLVVGAEENLTAAVAEQLRGAKLPVLIVENTSKNGIDGLLRRIELLAQLFNAGEAGQRMKQDITRQVDALNKKIAAEKKKPRVLFLYAHSPGEAFVYGKDTGTHALIELAGGQNAADFTTGTKALTAEGMVQASPDAIIMLHRGLEAVAGVEGAVNLPGVALTPAGKNKKILAVDNNVRWIGPRFPEFAVKLFSEIHAPVPQR, encoded by the coding sequence GTGGACGTCCCCGCGCCCAAGCGGGTGGTGGTCCTCAACTCGTCCCTGGTGGAGATCGTCTTCGGGCTCGGCAAGGGTGACCTCGTCGCCGGCACGGACATCACCGGTGCCTACCCGGCCGCGGTGACGAAGCTCCCGAAGGTGGGGCACCCGTACCAGCCCAGCGTGGAGGGCATCATCAGCCTGGCGCCGGACCTGGTGGTTGGCGCGGAGGAGAACCTGACGGCCGCGGTGGCCGAGCAGCTCCGGGGCGCCAAGCTCCCGGTCCTCATCGTCGAGAACACGTCCAAGAACGGCATCGACGGGCTGCTCCGGCGGATCGAGCTGCTGGCGCAGCTCTTCAACGCCGGGGAGGCCGGGCAGCGGATGAAGCAAGACATCACCCGCCAGGTGGACGCGCTGAACAAGAAGATCGCGGCGGAGAAGAAGAAGCCGCGGGTGCTCTTTCTGTATGCGCACAGCCCCGGAGAGGCCTTTGTCTACGGCAAGGACACCGGAACGCACGCGCTGATCGAGCTTGCGGGCGGGCAGAATGCCGCGGACTTCACGACGGGCACCAAGGCGCTGACGGCCGAAGGCATGGTGCAGGCCTCCCCGGACGCGATCATCATGCTGCACCGGGGGCTGGAGGCCGTCGCGGGCGTCGAGGGCGCGGTCAACCTGCCGGGCGTGGCCCTGACGCCCGCGGGCAAGAACAAGAAGATCCTGGCCGTGGACAACAACGTCCGCTGGATTGGGCCGCGCTTTCCCGAGTTCGCGGTGAAGCTTTTCTCGGAAATCCACGCCCCCGTCCCCCAGCGCTAA